A region from the Triticum aestivum cultivar Chinese Spring chromosome 3D, IWGSC CS RefSeq v2.1, whole genome shotgun sequence genome encodes:
- the LOC123075032 gene encoding probable glutathione S-transferase GSTU1, whose product MAGEKKGLVLLDFWVSPFAQRCRIALAEKGLACESLEQELLGDKSDLLLGSNPVHKKVPVLLHDGRAVCESLVILEYIEDAFPGAAPRLLPADPHARAQARFWADYVDKRVYSCGTRLWKLKGEGRAAARAEMLETLRTLDAELGDRAFFGGEAFGFVDVALIPLTSWFYSYEKHGGFSVEEECPGLAEWARRCGERESVAKVLTPPEEVHDFICLLKKHYGVE is encoded by the coding sequence ATGGCCGGTGAGAAGAAGGGGCTGGTGCTGCTGGACTTCTGGGTGAGCCCGTTCGCGCAGCGCTGCCGCATTGCGCTGGCCGAGAAGGGCCTGGCCTGCGAGTCCCTGGAGCAGGAGCTGCTGGGCGACAAGAGCGACCTCCTCCTCGGCTCCAACCCGGTCCACAAGAAGGTCCCCGTGCTCCTCCACGACGGCCGCGCCGTCTGCGAGTCCCTCGTcatcctcgagtacatcgaggacGCCTTCCCGGGCGCGGCCCCGCGGCTCCTCCCCGCCGACCCGCACGCGCGCGCGCAGGCGCGGTTCTGGGCCGACTACGTCGACAAGCGGGTGTACAGCTGCGGGACGCGGctgtggaagctcaagggggaggggcgcgcggcggcgcgggccgAGATGCTGGAGACGCTCCGGACGCTGGACGCCGAGCTCGGGGACAGGGCGTTCTTCGGCGGTGAGGCGTTCGGGTTCGTGGACGTCGCGCTCATACCGCTCACGTCGTGGTTCTACAGCTACGAGAAGCACGGCGGGTTCAGCGTCGAGGAAGAGTGCCCGGGGCTGGCGGAGTGGGCGCGGCGGTGTGGGGAGAGAGAGAGCGTGGCCAAGGTCCTGACGCCACCGGAGGAGGTGCACGACTTCATCTGCCTGCTCAAGAAGCACTACGGCGTCGAGTAG